A genome region from Acidisarcina sp. includes the following:
- a CDS encoding carbohydrate kinase has protein sequence MDGIDQHDIDERDIDEHGTRTKLVVGLGELLWDMLPEGRQLGGAPANFAVMSARLGNRAAVLSRIGRDPLGRDAIDTLKSFPIDLSHVQVDEHHRTGTVSVTLTNGQPSYVIEQPAAWDFLEFSADWQQIASRTDAVCFGTLAQRGRDSQQTIQDFLAATSPECVRVFDVNLREPFYSPEVVEESMEFATILKMNDGEVAEVLRLLDLEDNAGNDGDDSGDGLVGDASGGSLASDYLTAAATLLLSEFPLQLVCITRGARGSILRTREATHLHPGLATTVADTIGAGDAFTAALTRYYLEGAPLPVLNEAGNRWGAWVASQPGAMPPLSEATAAALEAQIARAAG, from the coding sequence ATGGACGGGATAGACCAACACGATATAGACGAACGCGATATAGACGAACACGGCACCAGAACAAAGCTCGTCGTTGGCCTGGGCGAACTGCTCTGGGACATGCTGCCGGAGGGCAGGCAGCTTGGGGGAGCCCCGGCGAATTTTGCGGTGATGTCCGCGCGGCTGGGCAACCGCGCTGCCGTGTTGAGCCGCATCGGCCGCGATCCCCTCGGGCGGGATGCGATCGACACGTTGAAGAGCTTTCCCATTGATCTGAGCCACGTGCAGGTGGACGAACACCACCGCACGGGAACGGTCTCCGTCACGCTGACCAATGGCCAGCCCAGCTACGTAATCGAGCAGCCCGCGGCGTGGGACTTTCTGGAATTCTCGGCAGACTGGCAGCAGATAGCCTCGCGCACGGATGCGGTCTGCTTTGGAACGCTGGCGCAGCGGGGACGGGACTCGCAGCAGACGATTCAGGATTTTCTGGCGGCAACTTCGCCGGAGTGCGTGCGCGTCTTCGATGTAAATCTGCGCGAGCCGTTTTACTCGCCCGAGGTGGTGGAGGAATCCATGGAGTTCGCCACCATTCTGAAGATGAATGACGGCGAAGTGGCAGAGGTGCTGCGACTGCTGGATCTCGAGGACAATGCAGGCAACGATGGGGACGACTCCGGCGATGGCCTGGTGGGCGATGCATCGGGCGGCTCGCTCGCCTCGGATTACCTGACCGCGGCGGCAACTCTGCTGCTCTCCGAGTTTCCGCTGCAGTTGGTCTGCATCACGCGTGGCGCCCGGGGCAGCATACTTCGAACGCGCGAGGCGACGCACCTGCATCCCGGTTTAGCAACGACGGTCGCGGACACCATAGGCGCCGGAGATGCGTTTACAGCGGCGTTGACGCGTTACTACCTGGAAGGCGCGCCCTTGCCGGTACTGAATGAAGCGGGCAATCGCTGGGGTGCATGGGTAGCCTCGCAGCCCGGGGCCATGCCTCCGCTGAGCGAAGCAACCGCTGCCGCGCTGGAGGCGCAGATCGCGCGGGCTGCAGGCTAG
- a CDS encoding alpha-glucosidase: MIAAGKRTGIVATLVLLLSSLALQPAWSQAQKSGKAPAVQAATTAAEPWWKHAVFYEIYPISYQDTNGDGRGDLKGITQRLDYLKTLGIDAIWLTPIYPSPLVDFGYDISNYVAIDPRYGTMADFDKLIAEAKKRNIHVLMDFVMNHTSDKHPWFLQSESSKTNPKRDWYVWKDGKGPNQPPNNWESGFGHSAWQFDPKTGQYYYHKFYIQQPDLNWNNPKVKTAMFDAARFWLRRGVAGFRLDAVDTLFEDPDLTDEEVVKDKDGKPILNAYGDPQLVHSRTNNLPKLHEVLMGLRTVTDTFPGDRVLVGETYMPNIAELAKMYGPKNDELQLPMDTQIGMINKLDVATFRQKILESQTGLNGNLPMIVFDNHDNPRMDARYGDGVHNEDIQRVLSTVLFTTRGVPLMYYGDEIGMKTTPPARKEDVKDPIGITGWPKEKGRDGERTPMQWDDSANAGFTTGTPWLPIPADYKTVNVKDEIPNFNSLLNWYKELIALRRTQPSLRDGNYVALNTTDNNVLAWLRQAPGKPAVVVACNFTAAAQKISINLTGVGLGGKSAKTLMKTPGSSDPASLSAIQLPPFGVYIGEVQ; encoded by the coding sequence ATGATCGCAGCAGGCAAACGAACAGGTATCGTCGCAACTCTAGTGTTGCTCCTCTCCAGCCTGGCTCTACAGCCGGCCTGGTCCCAGGCGCAGAAGTCCGGCAAGGCGCCTGCGGTTCAGGCTGCCACCACCGCCGCGGAGCCGTGGTGGAAACACGCAGTCTTTTATGAGATTTACCCGATCAGCTATCAGGATACGAATGGGGATGGCCGCGGAGATCTGAAAGGCATCACCCAGAGGCTCGACTACCTGAAGACACTCGGCATCGACGCCATCTGGCTTACGCCTATCTATCCCTCGCCGCTGGTGGACTTTGGCTACGACATCTCCAACTACGTGGCCATCGATCCCCGGTACGGCACCATGGCGGATTTTGACAAGCTTATCGCCGAGGCGAAGAAGCGCAATATCCATGTCCTGATGGACTTCGTGATGAACCATACCTCCGACAAACACCCGTGGTTCCTTCAGTCGGAGAGCTCGAAGACGAATCCCAAGCGCGACTGGTATGTCTGGAAGGATGGCAAGGGGCCCAATCAGCCGCCCAATAACTGGGAGTCCGGCTTCGGCCACTCTGCCTGGCAGTTCGATCCCAAGACCGGGCAGTACTACTACCACAAGTTCTATATTCAGCAGCCTGACCTGAACTGGAACAATCCCAAGGTCAAGACGGCGATGTTCGACGCGGCCCGCTTCTGGCTCAGGCGCGGAGTCGCCGGGTTCCGCCTCGATGCCGTGGATACCTTGTTTGAAGATCCCGATCTTACCGACGAGGAGGTGGTGAAGGATAAGGATGGCAAGCCCATCCTCAATGCGTATGGCGATCCGCAGCTCGTCCATAGCCGGACCAACAACCTTCCCAAGCTGCACGAGGTTCTCATGGGCCTGCGCACCGTTACCGACACCTTCCCCGGTGACCGCGTGCTCGTGGGCGAAACCTATATGCCCAATATCGCCGAGCTGGCCAAGATGTACGGCCCCAAAAACGACGAACTGCAGCTCCCGATGGATACGCAGATCGGCATGATCAACAAGCTGGACGTAGCGACCTTCCGCCAGAAGATCCTCGAGTCACAGACGGGCCTGAACGGAAATCTGCCGATGATCGTCTTTGACAATCACGACAACCCGCGCATGGATGCCCGCTATGGCGACGGCGTCCACAATGAGGACATCCAGCGCGTCCTCTCCACCGTTCTCTTCACCACCCGCGGCGTCCCGCTTATGTATTACGGAGACGAGATCGGCATGAAGACCACCCCGCCGGCCCGCAAGGAAGACGTCAAAGACCCCATCGGCATTACCGGCTGGCCCAAGGAGAAGGGCCGCGACGGCGAGCGCACTCCCATGCAGTGGGACGACTCCGCCAACGCCGGCTTCACAACCGGCACGCCCTGGCTCCCTATTCCGGCGGACTACAAAACCGTCAACGTCAAGGACGAGATACCCAACTTCAACTCGCTGCTCAACTGGTATAAGGAGCTGATTGCGTTGCGTCGCACGCAGCCTTCGCTGCGCGATGGCAACTACGTGGCGCTCAATACCACGGACAACAATGTGCTTGCATGGCTGCGGCAGGCGCCCGGCAAACCTGCCGTCGTCGTCGCCTGCAACTTTACTGCTGCGGCGCAGAAGATCTCCATCAACCTGACCGGTGTCGGCCTGGGAGGCAAATCCGCGAAGACTCTGATGAAGACTCCCGGCTCTAGTGATCCCGCATCTCTTTCGGCGATTCAACTGCCGCCGTTCGGTGTCTATATCGGAGAGGTGCAGTAG
- the ppc gene encoding phosphoenolpyruvate carboxylase, which translates to MPPLWKPESWPQRLAELEARSGDLKEAPLRRDVRSLGMLLGEVLREQAGAALFQEEEEVRQIAIRRREAQNQDRCAEAASLLDSALAKVHALSVDEAYTLTRAFAFYFELINLAETNHRKRRRTSLQLTEEANTQRGSFRGTLREMKQVGITAEEALDWLSRIRVVPVFTAHPTEVARRSVMFKRRRIGEFLERLDRIPVPDEELERLQDSITAEITALWQTDEVRSRRPTVYDEIKMGLDFYDISIFATLPGLYQEMADALHSEYGLDLDISQLPVLLSFGSWIGGDRDGNPFVKPQITRDAIRLARGHLLTHYQQQIQLTIDLLTSSAQQLPVSDELSNRLESYVARLQSAESQVFSERYEFEYYRRYLICLRARLEQTLAERETESSPSQLPVTEFTISQSKELPLGALPPYGSASEFLDDLLILRRSLEENRGLRLAQTLVDPLILLVRTFGLHLHTLDIRQHANVHRAALRETSLWSDSASHDTAIPVPLTPQTADVLDTVRAIAEIKKGRTPEAIRNYIISGATSVEDILAVLWLARLGGVTVEGSERDPGLMPVPLFESIEDLRNAPAICRTLWNLPEYRQLLASWGNTQEVMLGYSDSNKDGGMIASTWEIFRAHRALHEVARECGITLRLFHGRGGTVGRGGGPTHRSIYAQPIGGFDGQIRITEQGEVLNWKYADVVLAERNLELMIAASLDALARPNVRDPQGHQTGVLTLDWEAAFDELSATSFKHYRTSVVEDPEVLLYFEQATPVAELEHAKIGSRPARRKGGIEFSNLRAIPWVFGWTQSRLLVPAWFGVGYALEEFCRRPGGLELLQEMAQEFPLFIDLIRNVEMAVAKADMGIARLYASLAPDEAMRERVFAKMEGEFQRTLRMLLAVTKQTKLLETNPVLSRSIKLRNPYVDPMHLIQVDLLRRKRAGDSTDAIHRALAGTINGISAGLRNTG; encoded by the coding sequence ATGCCGCCTCTTTGGAAACCTGAAAGTTGGCCGCAGCGCCTTGCTGAACTGGAAGCCCGCTCGGGGGACCTGAAGGAAGCACCGCTGCGGCGGGATGTCCGTTCACTAGGAATGCTGCTGGGAGAAGTACTGCGCGAGCAGGCAGGTGCCGCTCTTTTTCAGGAAGAGGAGGAGGTCCGCCAGATCGCGATCCGGCGGCGCGAAGCGCAGAACCAGGACCGATGTGCCGAGGCGGCTTCGCTGCTGGACTCGGCGCTGGCGAAGGTGCACGCGCTCTCGGTGGACGAAGCCTACACGCTGACGCGGGCCTTTGCGTTCTACTTCGAGCTGATCAACCTGGCAGAGACGAATCATCGCAAGCGCCGCCGCACATCCCTGCAATTGACGGAGGAGGCGAATACGCAGCGCGGCTCCTTCCGCGGAACTCTGCGCGAGATGAAGCAGGTTGGCATTACCGCCGAGGAAGCGCTGGACTGGCTGAGCCGCATCCGGGTGGTCCCGGTCTTTACTGCGCATCCCACCGAGGTCGCGCGCCGTTCGGTCATGTTCAAGCGCCGCCGCATTGGGGAGTTCCTCGAACGTCTGGACCGGATTCCGGTGCCGGATGAAGAGCTGGAGCGGCTGCAGGATTCCATCACGGCGGAGATTACGGCGCTATGGCAGACCGACGAAGTGCGCAGCCGGCGACCCACCGTGTATGACGAAATCAAGATGGGGCTGGACTTCTACGACATCTCCATCTTTGCCACGCTGCCGGGCCTGTACCAGGAGATGGCCGACGCTCTGCACAGCGAATATGGCCTGGATCTCGATATTTCGCAGCTTCCGGTGCTGCTTTCGTTCGGCTCGTGGATTGGCGGCGACCGCGACGGCAATCCTTTTGTAAAGCCGCAGATTACACGGGATGCAATCCGGCTGGCGCGGGGCCATCTGCTGACGCACTACCAGCAGCAGATCCAGTTGACGATCGATCTGTTGACCAGTTCGGCGCAGCAGCTTCCGGTAAGCGACGAGTTGAGCAACCGGCTGGAGAGCTACGTTGCCCGCCTGCAGAGCGCGGAAAGCCAGGTGTTCAGCGAGCGGTACGAGTTTGAATACTACCGCCGTTACTTGATCTGCCTGCGGGCGCGACTGGAGCAGACCCTGGCGGAGCGCGAGACGGAGAGCTCTCCCTCGCAACTGCCGGTGACGGAATTCACCATCTCGCAGTCGAAGGAGTTGCCGCTGGGGGCGTTGCCTCCTTACGGCTCCGCGTCGGAGTTTCTTGACGATCTCCTGATCCTGCGCCGAAGCCTCGAAGAGAATCGCGGGCTGCGCCTGGCGCAAACCCTGGTGGATCCCCTGATCCTGCTGGTGCGAACCTTCGGCCTGCATCTGCACACCCTGGACATTCGGCAGCACGCCAACGTGCATCGCGCGGCGCTGCGCGAAACCTCCTTGTGGAGCGACAGTGCGAGCCACGATACGGCCATTCCGGTGCCGCTTACCCCGCAGACCGCCGATGTGCTGGATACCGTCCGCGCCATTGCGGAGATCAAGAAGGGCCGTACTCCGGAGGCGATTCGCAATTACATCATCAGCGGCGCCACCAGTGTGGAGGACATCCTCGCGGTGTTGTGGCTGGCGCGGCTTGGCGGGGTCACCGTCGAGGGCAGCGAGCGGGATCCCGGGCTGATGCCCGTCCCCCTCTTTGAGTCGATCGAGGATCTGCGCAACGCTCCGGCGATCTGCCGCACCCTGTGGAACCTGCCGGAGTACCGGCAACTGCTGGCATCGTGGGGCAATACGCAGGAGGTCATGCTCGGCTATTCGGATTCCAACAAAGATGGCGGCATGATCGCGAGCACGTGGGAGATATTTCGCGCGCACCGGGCGCTGCATGAGGTGGCGCGGGAGTGCGGCATAACGCTGCGCCTCTTCCATGGGCGCGGAGGCACGGTGGGACGCGGCGGCGGTCCGACGCACCGCTCGATCTACGCCCAGCCCATCGGGGGATTCGACGGCCAGATCCGCATCACCGAGCAGGGCGAGGTACTGAACTGGAAGTATGCCGACGTGGTGCTGGCCGAGCGCAACCTGGAGCTGATGATTGCCGCATCGCTGGATGCGCTGGCGCGGCCCAATGTGCGCGATCCCCAGGGGCACCAGACAGGCGTGCTGACGCTTGACTGGGAGGCTGCATTCGACGAGCTTTCAGCAACATCGTTCAAGCACTATCGCACATCGGTGGTCGAGGATCCCGAAGTGCTGCTGTACTTTGAGCAGGCTACCCCGGTGGCGGAGCTGGAACATGCCAAGATCGGCTCCCGCCCCGCACGGCGCAAAGGGGGAATCGAATTCTCCAACCTGCGTGCGATTCCCTGGGTCTTTGGGTGGACGCAGAGCCGCCTGCTGGTTCCCGCATGGTTCGGCGTGGGCTATGCGCTCGAAGAGTTCTGCCGCAGACCGGGCGGCCTGGAGCTGCTGCAGGAGATGGCGCAGGAGTTCCCCCTTTTCATCGATCTGATCCGCAACGTGGAGATGGCGGTGGCCAAGGCGGATATGGGCATCGCGAGGCTGTATGCGTCGCTGGCTCCGGATGAGGCGATGCGCGAACGGGTCTTCGCCAAGATGGAGGGAGAGTTCCAACGCACGCTGCGGATGCTGCTGGCAGTTACCAAGCAGACGAAGCTGCTGGAGACGAACCCCGTGCTGTCCCGGTCCATCAAGCTGCGCAATCCTTATGTGGACCCGATGCACCTGATCCAGGTTGATCTGCTGCGGCGCAAGCGCGCAGGAGACTCAACGGACGCGATCCATCGCGCGCTGGCAGGAACTATCAACGGAATCTCTGCCGGACTGCGGAATACCGGGTAG
- a CDS encoding MFS transporter: MKDGKRSNGAAAFRSRDFRRYQMARVMAILGAEAQSVAVAWQVYQITHRALDLGYTGLALFLPGLLFILPAGHAADRYDRRAVILVCYSLQAFCTLALFWFAWQRMHNVLLIYAVLFLIGTGRAFSGPASAALVPHLVPPEHFINAVAWGATIFQIANITGPALGGLIFTLPVHGRFGGAALVFLFTLGTLLWFVALVASLHVRPGRMEHRAVSAEVLLAGFRYVAGNKILLGSISLDLFVVLLGGAVALMPIYAKEILFTGPTGLGMLRAAPAAGALLVSLVVLWRPIERRAGAKMFLCVAIYSVATIVFGLSRSLSLSLTALMIVGASDMISVVIRSSLLQLATPPSMRGRVGAVNSLFIGASNELGEFESGLTAHWFGTVPAVVVGGVGSLLIAGLWSFLFPSLRRTDELTPEALISRSSAEDAAS; encoded by the coding sequence ATGAAAGATGGGAAACGAAGCAACGGAGCCGCCGCGTTCCGCTCCCGCGACTTTCGCCGTTACCAGATGGCGCGCGTCATGGCCATTCTGGGAGCGGAGGCCCAGTCCGTCGCCGTCGCCTGGCAGGTTTACCAGATCACCCACCGTGCGCTGGACCTTGGCTACACCGGGCTGGCTCTCTTTCTCCCCGGCCTCCTGTTCATCCTGCCCGCCGGACACGCCGCCGACCGCTACGACCGGCGGGCGGTCATCCTCGTCTGCTACTCGCTGCAGGCCTTCTGCACCCTGGCTCTCTTCTGGTTTGCCTGGCAGCGGATGCACAACGTTCTCCTCATCTATGCAGTGCTCTTTCTTATCGGTACGGGAAGAGCCTTCAGCGGGCCGGCAAGTGCCGCGCTGGTGCCGCACCTGGTGCCGCCGGAGCACTTCATCAACGCCGTCGCCTGGGGCGCCACCATCTTTCAGATCGCCAACATCACCGGCCCGGCGCTCGGCGGCCTGATCTTCACTCTTCCCGTCCATGGCCGCTTCGGCGGAGCGGCGCTGGTCTTCCTCTTCACCCTCGGCACCCTGCTATGGTTTGTGGCGCTGGTCGCCTCGCTACACGTGCGGCCTGGCAGGATGGAGCACCGCGCCGTCTCCGCGGAAGTACTGCTTGCGGGCTTCCGCTACGTGGCCGGCAACAAGATCCTCCTGGGATCCATCTCGCTCGACCTCTTTGTGGTGCTGCTCGGCGGAGCCGTCGCCCTTATGCCCATCTATGCAAAAGAGATCCTGTTCACCGGGCCTACCGGATTGGGCATGCTGCGCGCCGCCCCTGCTGCCGGAGCACTGCTCGTCTCCCTGGTCGTCCTGTGGCGGCCTATCGAGCGCCGGGCAGGAGCGAAGATGTTCCTCTGTGTCGCCATCTACAGCGTGGCGACCATCGTCTTCGGACTGTCGCGCAGCCTCAGCCTCTCGCTCACGGCGCTGATGATCGTGGGAGCATCGGACATGATCAGCGTCGTCATCCGCTCCTCCCTACTGCAACTGGCCACTCCGCCCTCCATGCGGGGACGCGTCGGCGCGGTGAACTCGCTCTTCATCGGCGCCTCGAATGAGCTGGGAGAATTTGAGAGCGGCCTCACCGCTCACTGGTTCGGAACCGTGCCCGCCGTAGTCGTTGGCGGCGTCGGCTCTCTGCTGATCGCCGGCCTGTGGAGTTTCCTCTTCCCTTCGCTCCGCAGGACCGACGAGCTCACACCGGAGGCACTGATCTCCCGCAGCAGCGCAGAGGACGCTGCCTCCTGA
- a CDS encoding MFS transporter, whose product MTETSATTPDIEPERPSSAESTPGLGPLTGVAAVFLCGVCAFLDLYATQPLLPLFSRIFHASKAAVGLTVSASTLGVAMSAPLFGIFAERLSRKRVIVASIAAVAVPTFLAATASSLNVFIFWRFMQGLLAPGIFAITIAYVTEEWDRRNVALVMSVYVSGTALGGFIGRMLSGLTADWFGWKYSFVVLGAVTLLGAVAVARWLPRERRVVIEEEPSLRSQLAPMLQHLRNPRLLATYAVGFNVLFSLVGVFTYITFYLADPPFLLSTAALSYLFVVYLVGLFVTPAAGYVITRVGLRRGIVTAVAISMVGVAITLVPSLPVVIAGLALCSTGVFISQASATSFLREAAPEGGRVSAAGLYLSCYYVGGTAAGVVPSFFWRLGGWPACVGFIVAMQAVTIFIALAGWRTNAGHSI is encoded by the coding sequence GTGACCGAGACCTCCGCAACAACCCCAGATATCGAGCCGGAGCGGCCGTCCAGTGCGGAAAGCACGCCGGGGCTGGGCCCGCTTACGGGCGTGGCGGCGGTGTTTCTTTGCGGCGTCTGTGCGTTTCTGGATCTGTATGCCACCCAGCCGCTGCTGCCGCTCTTCTCGCGCATCTTCCACGCGAGCAAGGCTGCCGTGGGGCTCACTGTATCGGCCTCCACGCTGGGCGTGGCCATGTCGGCACCTCTGTTTGGCATCTTCGCGGAGAGGCTGAGCCGCAAGCGGGTCATCGTTGCGTCGATCGCTGCGGTTGCGGTGCCGACCTTTCTGGCGGCAACGGCTTCCAGCCTGAACGTGTTCATCTTTTGGCGATTCATGCAGGGGCTGCTGGCTCCGGGCATCTTCGCAATCACCATCGCGTATGTGACGGAGGAGTGGGATCGCAGGAACGTTGCGCTGGTGATGAGCGTGTACGTCAGCGGCACGGCGCTTGGCGGCTTCATCGGGCGTATGCTTTCCGGCCTTACCGCAGACTGGTTCGGCTGGAAGTACTCGTTTGTCGTGCTGGGCGCAGTGACGCTGCTGGGCGCGGTTGCGGTAGCCCGATGGCTGCCGCGGGAGCGCCGTGTGGTGATCGAGGAGGAGCCCTCGCTCCGGTCGCAGTTGGCGCCGATGCTGCAACACCTAAGGAATCCGCGGCTGCTGGCCACGTACGCGGTCGGGTTCAACGTGCTGTTCTCGCTGGTCGGAGTCTTCACCTACATCACGTTCTATCTGGCAGATCCGCCGTTCCTGCTTTCTACCGCGGCACTCAGTTATCTGTTCGTGGTGTACCTGGTGGGCCTGTTTGTGACGCCGGCAGCCGGCTACGTCATTACCCGGGTCGGGCTGCGGAGAGGGATCGTCACGGCAGTTGCAATCTCGATGGTCGGGGTGGCCATTACGCTGGTGCCGTCGCTGCCTGTGGTGATTGCGGGGCTGGCTCTCTGTTCGACCGGCGTCTTCATTTCGCAGGCCTCGGCAACCAGCTTTCTGCGGGAAGCAGCGCCGGAGGGCGGGCGGGTGTCGGCGGCGGGGCTGTATCTCTCCTGCTACTACGTTGGCGGAACGGCCGCCGGAGTGGTGCCGAGCTTCTTCTGGCGTCTGGGCGGGTGGCCGGCGTGTGTAGGGTTCATCGTGGCGATGCAGGCGGTGACCATCTTCATCGCGTTAGCGGGTTGGCGGACCAATGCCGGACATTCCATATAA
- a CDS encoding class I SAM-dependent methyltransferase: MGLFGKKLKQEHKVMRQAERAKGALLPEYHRATPECPHPERWSMYDSMTAEVEVLEFLRTLVTTTKPELVVETGSFLGVSTLWIAEGLKQNGFGRIISCEFDPVVFAQAREKIAASGLGQWIELRNESSLEMKVDGTIDLFFSDSDMPIREQEVKRFLPQINPQGIILMHDASSHLKIVRDAALKLEAEGLVSVVLLPTPRGLVVAQRREGRR; encoded by the coding sequence ATGGGGCTGTTCGGGAAGAAGCTGAAGCAGGAACACAAGGTGATGCGGCAGGCGGAGCGCGCCAAGGGTGCACTGCTGCCGGAGTATCACCGGGCGACTCCCGAGTGCCCTCACCCGGAGCGCTGGAGCATGTACGACTCCATGACCGCCGAGGTTGAGGTGCTGGAGTTTCTGCGGACCCTGGTGACAACGACCAAGCCGGAACTGGTGGTGGAGACGGGCTCCTTCCTGGGCGTGAGCACGCTGTGGATCGCCGAAGGCCTCAAGCAGAACGGCTTTGGCCGGATTATCAGCTGCGAGTTTGATCCGGTGGTCTTCGCCCAGGCCAGGGAGAAGATTGCCGCGTCGGGGCTGGGGCAGTGGATCGAACTGCGCAACGAGTCCAGCCTGGAGATGAAGGTCGACGGCACAATCGATCTGTTCTTCAGCGACAGCGACATGCCGATCCGCGAGCAGGAGGTGAAGCGCTTCCTGCCGCAAATCAATCCGCAGGGGATCATCCTGATGCACGACGCCAGCTCGCACCTGAAGATTGTCCGCGATGCCGCGCTGAAGCTGGAGGCTGAAGGGCTGGTTTCGGTGGTGCTGCTGCCCACGCCTCGCGGGCTGGTGGTGGCGCAGAGGCGCGAAGGACGGCGGTAA
- the fusA gene encoding elongation factor G, with product MKTYMGSEIRNVAVVGHAHSGKTTLISALLHAAKMTDKLGRVEDGSAVTAYDEEEVARRTTMANAVAFAEWAGVKLNFIDTPGFHMFTHEARAAMMPVESALVVINAQSGPETVTDRVWKFADEFKLPRMIVINQMDHPKADNSTAREEMLAAMQERWGRQVVPIQLPIVDQQGFHGVIDLVTMNAFFYTPDGDGRGKIGEIPGPLNVAAKEAHEALVELVAEGKDELMEEFFAQGTIPEQHLITALHEAIREDRIFPVLYASALRNVGTDHLLDFLKVYAPSPVEREPVEARSVLQAVAANGGGGSDAQPEVVLRRVDDKEPLTLYVYKTMTDPFAGRITFFKVYSGTVKNEASVLNYTRKEPERLAHLSIMQGRKAIEVAELHAGDLGAVAKLRVTLTGDTLGEKGHDVLIEPLKMPEPAMTYAIEPKSRADEDKLAPALHKLMEEDLMVRFFRDPQTNEFLVAGAGQPHIESIVSKLRKRYHTEVMLKAPKIPYRETVRAKVEAQGRHKKQTGGHGQFGDCKIRLEPLPRGAGFEFANEIFGGAIPRQFVPAVEKGIVESAARGYLAGYPVVDFKVTVFDGSYHEVDSNEMSFKMAGRIAFRKCMEQARPALLEPIMRVEIEAPEEFAGALMGDLNGRRGRVQGMDSRGSSTIVKAEVPMAEMLSYGTALTSMTQGRGSFRMEMDHYDIVPQLVADKILATAKKPVDEEEE from the coding sequence ATGAAAACCTACATGGGAAGTGAGATCCGCAACGTAGCTGTAGTTGGGCATGCACACAGCGGAAAGACCACTTTGATTTCCGCTCTGTTGCATGCCGCAAAAATGACCGACAAGCTGGGGCGTGTGGAGGATGGTTCGGCTGTTACCGCCTATGACGAAGAGGAAGTGGCTCGCCGCACCACGATGGCCAATGCCGTTGCCTTTGCGGAGTGGGCCGGGGTGAAGCTCAATTTTATCGATACTCCGGGCTTCCACATGTTTACCCATGAGGCCCGTGCCGCGATGATGCCGGTGGAGTCTGCCCTGGTGGTGATCAATGCCCAGTCCGGCCCGGAGACGGTGACCGACCGTGTGTGGAAGTTTGCCGATGAGTTCAAGCTGCCGCGCATGATCGTGATTAACCAGATGGACCATCCGAAGGCGGATAACAGCACGGCGCGCGAAGAGATGCTGGCGGCGATGCAGGAGCGCTGGGGGCGGCAGGTGGTGCCGATCCAGTTGCCGATTGTGGATCAGCAGGGCTTCCACGGAGTGATCGACCTGGTGACGATGAATGCGTTTTTCTACACACCCGACGGGGATGGCCGGGGCAAGATCGGGGAGATTCCCGGCCCGCTGAATGTGGCCGCCAAAGAGGCGCACGAGGCGCTGGTGGAGCTGGTGGCCGAGGGCAAGGATGAGCTGATGGAGGAGTTTTTCGCCCAGGGCACGATCCCGGAGCAGCATCTGATCACGGCTCTGCATGAGGCGATCCGCGAAGACCGCATCTTTCCGGTTCTCTATGCCAGCGCGCTGCGCAACGTGGGCACGGATCATCTGCTGGATTTTCTAAAGGTATATGCCCCTTCGCCGGTGGAGCGCGAGCCGGTAGAGGCGCGGTCTGTGCTGCAGGCGGTGGCGGCCAACGGTGGCGGCGGCAGCGATGCGCAGCCGGAGGTCGTGCTGCGCCGGGTCGATGACAAGGAGCCGCTGACCCTCTATGTGTATAAGACCATGACGGATCCCTTCGCTGGCCGCATCACCTTTTTCAAGGTGTACTCCGGCACGGTGAAGAATGAAGCCAGCGTTTTGAACTACACGCGCAAGGAGCCGGAGCGGCTGGCGCACCTCTCGATTATGCAGGGGCGCAAGGCGATCGAGGTGGCCGAGCTGCACGCCGGGGATCTGGGCGCCGTTGCGAAGCTGCGCGTCACGCTCACCGGCGACACCCTGGGCGAGAAGGGGCACGATGTCCTGATCGAACCGCTGAAGATGCCGGAGCCGGCCATGACCTATGCCATTGAGCCGAAGAGCCGGGCCGATGAAGATAAGCTGGCCCCGGCGTTGCACAAGCTGATGGAAGAAGACCTGATGGTCCGCTTCTTCCGCGATCCGCAGACGAATGAGTTTCTTGTAGCCGGGGCAGGCCAGCCGCATATCGAATCAATCGTCTCCAAGCTGCGCAAGCGATATCACACCGAGGTGATGCTGAAGGCGCCCAAGATTCCGTATCGGGAGACGGTGCGCGCCAAGGTGGAGGCACAGGGCCGCCACAAGAAGCAGACCGGAGGCCACGGCCAGTTTGGCGACTGCAAGATTCGCCTGGAGCCACTGCCACGCGGAGCGGGCTTTGAGTTTGCCAACGAAATCTTCGGGGGTGCGATCCCTCGGCAATTCGTACCTGCGGTGGAGAAGGGCATTGTCGAGTCGGCGGCTCGCGGCTATCTGGCGGGATATCCGGTGGTCGACTTCAAGGTAACGGTCTTCGACGGCAGCTATCACGAAGTAGATTCGAACGAAATGTCCTTCAAAATGGCGGGTCGCATTGCGTTTCGCAAGTGCATGGAGCAGGCCAGACCTGCATTGCTGGAGCCGATCATGCGGGTAGAAATCGAAGCACCGGAGGAGTTTGCCGGGGCGTTGATGGGCGATTTGAACGGGCGGCGCGGCCGCGTGCAGGGCATGGACAGCCGGGGCAGCAGCACCATAGTCAAGGCCGAGGTTCCCATGGCGGAGATGCTTAGCTACGGAACAGCGCTGACCTCGATGACCCAGGGCCGCGGCAGCTTCCGCATGGAGATGGACCACTACGACATCGTGCCCCAGCTGGTCGCGGATAAGATCCTGGCGACGGCGAAGAAGCCCGTGGATGAAGAGGAGGAGTAG